One segment of Nitrospirota bacterium DNA contains the following:
- a CDS encoding glycosyltransferase family 39 protein yields the protein MNKKNLIVILLFFSVLLTVIYTASDYGIAWDEPQYFHSSDLIMKWFTMFWDSLRNGNINDVISDETITKYWHWDPYHVPHPPFSRILSGITKTIFSPLAGSIAYRFSTAFFFAILTVMVFFWMAELYDIKTGIFSALSVFLMPHLFGHAHFAMTDIPLTTMWFLTVYCFYRGLTNYRWSIVLGIVFGLSLSTKFPALLAPIPLFIWAHIYRRKEYHNNAFSMIFLSPIIMVATQPYLWHRTLPRIIEFVYDSTTRLYTVGIGKSFPTYFFHMVYFSDTIPWFYTYFITAVSIPIAILIFSLICIFFYLKRKLKDEFSALSVINCAFILTVPLMPGGVIHDGVRLLLPAFPFIAVLAGVGFYYGCRFFLARLASYNIFSHINNLDKKMAAVIFIVVYSLPAIDIVTIHPYELSYYNILVGGIKGANKLGLETTYLQEVITPSFLESLNRELPKNTRLNAAFSNFMMEIYQKNGFLRRDIKITYNLDCDVYMLLNRQGAFNDFEKWLVANNQPAMALRVKDAPLIFLYRFR from the coding sequence ATGAATAAGAAAAATTTAATTGTTATATTACTCTTCTTCTCAGTCCTCCTTACGGTTATTTACACTGCAAGTGATTACGGCATTGCGTGGGATGAACCACAGTATTTTCATTCTTCCGACCTCATAATGAAGTGGTTCACTATGTTCTGGGATTCGTTGAGAAATGGTAATATCAACGATGTAATCTCAGATGAAACAATAACAAAATACTGGCACTGGGACCCATATCATGTCCCCCATCCTCCATTCTCAAGGATACTCTCTGGCATAACCAAAACAATCTTTTCTCCACTGGCAGGTAGTATTGCATATAGATTTTCTACAGCGTTCTTCTTTGCGATATTGACCGTTATGGTTTTTTTCTGGATGGCTGAACTATATGATATAAAGACAGGTATCTTTTCAGCCCTATCTGTTTTCTTGATGCCTCACCTCTTTGGGCATGCCCATTTTGCAATGACAGATATACCTTTGACAACCATGTGGTTTCTTACGGTATATTGTTTTTATAGAGGACTTACAAACTATAGATGGAGTATAGTTCTTGGAATAGTCTTTGGACTTTCTCTCTCGACTAAATTCCCAGCCTTGCTGGCTCCAATACCACTTTTTATATGGGCACATATCTACAGACGAAAGGAATACCATAATAATGCCTTCTCGATGATATTCCTCAGTCCAATTATCATGGTAGCCACACAGCCATATCTCTGGCACAGGACATTACCGAGGATAATTGAATTTGTCTATGATAGCACTACAAGGTTATATACAGTAGGAATAGGGAAGTCATTTCCAACATATTTCTTTCACATGGTATATTTTTCCGATACTATCCCATGGTTCTATACCTACTTCATAACAGCAGTCTCAATCCCGATAGCTATACTCATTTTCTCCTTGATATGTATATTCTTTTATCTAAAACGAAAACTCAAAGATGAGTTCTCTGCCCTCTCTGTTATTAATTGTGCTTTTATATTAACCGTTCCACTCATGCCTGGTGGTGTAATACACGATGGAGTAAGACTACTTCTTCCTGCTTTTCCATTCATCGCAGTATTAGCAGGAGTGGGTTTCTATTATGGATGTAGGTTCTTCTTAGCACGCCTTGCAAGCTATAATATATTTAGCCATATTAACAATCTTGATAAAAAAATGGCTGCAGTAATTTTTATAGTTGTTTACTCTTTACCTGCCATTGATATAGTAACAATCCACCCCTATGAACTCAGTTATTACAACATTCTTGTTGGTGGAATAAAGGGCGCTAACAAACTCGGGCTTGAAACAACATATCTTCAGGAGGTCATTACACCATCATTTCTGGAGTCCCTTAATAGAGAACTGCCTAAAAATACAAGGCTAAACGCAGCATTCAGCAACTTTATGATGGAGATATACCAGAAAAATGGATTTCTGCGCAGAGACATAAAGATCACATATAATCTGGATTGTGATGTCTATATGTTGCTTAACAGACAGGGTGCATTCAATGATTTTGAAAAGTGGCTTGTGGCTAACAATCAGCCTGCAATGGCACTGAGAGTAAAAGATGCGCCACTGATTTTCCTTTATCGGTTCAGATGA
- a CDS encoding glycosyltransferase family 39 protein has translation MKLLIATLLFISILILTTTTMSSFGITYDEFNYFHSTDLQIEWFVLLYKGISTGDIKTTISDDVIKKYWNWEPHRVPHPPFSRILSAITKSIFYPAVNLFTAYRLSVVIFFALLTCLIFLWASKIYDLSTAIVSSLSFILMPHVFGLSHIGITDIPLTFFWFASAYTFYRGLTDWRWSVIFGIVLGLAFSTKFSAFFIPIPLLVWAHIYKRRMYYNNLFSMIFLSPIIMFATQPYLWHKTIPRLLEFMHQSITRMDNPATRIPTYFFHEQLLGNQLPLYYPFFITAVSIPLSILLVVIVGIFFPFRKTPIIDIQHLLIFNTIFILIIPILPGGTIHDGVRLLLPAFPFLAAIGGTGFFHLKEYIKNLLNSKGYSCRIKNLKTKVTTTLSILIIIPAAIEMIDIHPNELMYYNNLVGGVKGAYALGLETTYLGEAFNKDFIDFLNRELPQNASINASFSSNIFINYQRHGILRKDIIVTAVDYDYYILLCRRGYMHIFDKWLFENRTPTLSWQFKGVPLINIYKFK, from the coding sequence TTGAAACTCCTTATTGCAACTTTACTTTTCATTTCCATCTTAATCCTTACCACAACAACGATGTCCTCTTTTGGAATCACATACGATGAATTCAACTACTTTCATTCAACAGACCTCCAGATAGAATGGTTTGTATTACTTTATAAAGGTATATCTACTGGCGACATAAAGACTACCATTTCTGATGATGTTATCAAAAAATACTGGAACTGGGAACCCCACAGAGTTCCACACCCTCCATTCTCAAGGATATTATCTGCTATAACAAAGTCAATCTTTTATCCGGCAGTCAATTTATTCACAGCCTACCGTCTATCAGTAGTTATCTTCTTTGCCTTACTTACCTGTCTGATTTTTTTATGGGCATCAAAAATCTATGATTTAAGCACTGCTATTGTCTCTTCACTTTCATTTATCCTCATGCCACATGTATTCGGGCTTTCACATATAGGCATTACAGATATACCACTAACCTTTTTCTGGTTTGCATCTGCTTATACCTTTTACAGGGGACTCACAGATTGGCGATGGAGTGTAATCTTTGGAATTGTTCTCGGTCTTGCATTTTCAACAAAATTCTCCGCCTTTTTTATCCCTATACCATTACTGGTGTGGGCACATATCTATAAAAGACGCATGTATTACAATAATCTCTTTTCGATGATATTCCTTAGTCCCATCATCATGTTTGCCACACAGCCATACCTCTGGCACAAAACCATCCCACGCCTGCTTGAGTTTATGCATCAGAGTATAACAAGGATGGATAACCCTGCTACGAGGATACCAACATACTTTTTTCATGAGCAGTTACTTGGTAATCAACTGCCATTGTATTATCCGTTTTTTATTACAGCGGTGAGCATACCATTGTCCATTCTTCTGGTAGTAATTGTCGGTATATTTTTTCCCTTCAGAAAGACTCCTATAATAGACATACAACATCTTTTAATCTTTAACACCATCTTTATACTCATTATACCGATATTACCAGGAGGCACGATACATGATGGTGTAAGGCTTCTTCTACCTGCATTCCCATTTTTAGCAGCCATAGGTGGCACAGGATTTTTTCATCTTAAAGAATATATTAAGAATCTTCTAAACAGCAAAGGCTACTCTTGTCGTATAAAGAATCTAAAGACAAAAGTTACTACTACACTCAGCATTTTGATAATCATTCCTGCCGCCATTGAGATGATAGATATACATCCTAATGAACTCATGTATTATAATAATCTCGTCGGTGGTGTGAAGGGTGCATATGCTCTTGGACTTGAGACAACATATTTAGGTGAGGCATTCAATAAAGATTTTATAGACTTTCTGAACAGAGAGTTGCCTCAGAATGCCTCTATAAATGCAAGTTTTTCATCCAACATTTTTATCAATTATCAGAGGCATGGTATATTAAGAAAGGATATAATTGTTACCGCCGTTGACTATGATTACTACATCCTTCTCTGCAGGCGTGGCTATATGCATATATTCGACAAATGGCTTTTTGAAAACAGGACACCAACACTCTCATGGCAATTTAAAGGAGTGCCATTGATAAATATCTATAAGTTTAAATGA
- a CDS encoding O-antigen ligase family protein yields MKIEKLKRYIFFSLCLFLFLVPLFGTNVYYNIFFLHVSIRFAVILIFLASLIPKENLKRMGTLEIAIIIFGLITLVSTIYSVERFRSMDFALNIIIGIIFLFLVTRLANNKKDLVFANKLFISSVTFVGLFYILKGYYEESDVLSIGWFTNPSAFSGFLITILPLTTLFYITSVRKTLWGSSVIIIGNAILFTGSRGATAIGILFFLFVILLFKKNHKETWIKQVLFIIALIIIVHMLLLMSGIKQIHLVQISVIDRGVASVVDSGTVRLPIWSNTLDIISKNLLLGTGAGTFPIIYNQYLAVGGGLPIHAHNLYLTLASEIGLIGLVSFLGIVIFAYKKGFFLLKNTATEDKWLIIFIILSISCFLLHNLFEHDLWIPPFQILFFLLLSNLLIIHNAILPSTLPSGGEGGDEGESPELDSGEVRGFKKYLGTRNKFAIIFGPIGILLLIYGVIFPLLGEVYFRESKRYAIMGEIGEAMKYNKKALIFLSNNPEYHRNLSILYDIAYDLTGNEIFMEKAISEATNAKNFSKNESHYYYILGILQWKGRLYEDAISSLKDAVRLSPARITYYYFLSDTLISLGRKNEALEILLKAKVLLENSNIIDLRTMEIYFRLASLYEKRDDQDEAKRYYNRIRVMKINEEGLSQSEKERYRTIKDIALARLLNF; encoded by the coding sequence ATGAAAATTGAGAAATTGAAAAGATATATCTTCTTTTCACTCTGTCTATTTCTTTTTCTTGTACCACTATTCGGGACAAATGTATACTACAACATTTTTTTTCTTCATGTATCCATCCGATTTGCAGTAATCTTAATCTTTTTAGCATCTCTTATACCTAAAGAAAACTTGAAAAGGATGGGGACCCTTGAGATAGCAATAATAATCTTTGGTCTGATAACTCTGGTGTCTACCATTTATTCAGTCGAAAGATTTAGGAGCATGGATTTTGCTCTAAATATAATAATAGGGATCATCTTTTTATTTTTAGTTACGCGCCTTGCTAACAACAAAAAAGACTTAGTTTTTGCAAATAAACTTTTTATATCCTCAGTAACATTTGTTGGATTGTTTTATATTCTGAAAGGCTACTATGAGGAGAGCGATGTTCTATCTATAGGGTGGTTTACCAATCCAAGTGCCTTCTCAGGTTTCCTTATAACGATACTGCCATTAACTACCCTTTTCTATATTACATCTGTCAGAAAAACTTTATGGGGGTCTTCAGTTATTATTATTGGCAATGCGATTCTTTTTACAGGCTCCAGAGGAGCTACGGCAATAGGGATTTTATTCTTTTTATTTGTGATTCTTCTTTTCAAAAAAAATCATAAAGAAACATGGATCAAACAGGTACTGTTTATAATAGCACTAATTATTATTGTTCATATGTTACTTCTGATGTCTGGTATCAAACAAATCCACTTAGTTCAAATCAGCGTAATTGATAGGGGTGTTGCATCAGTTGTTGACTCAGGGACGGTAAGATTGCCTATCTGGAGTAATACCCTTGATATAATCAGTAAAAATCTACTTCTGGGAACTGGTGCAGGGACATTCCCGATAATTTATAACCAGTATCTTGCTGTCGGGGGAGGCTTGCCAATTCATGCACATAACCTTTATCTTACACTAGCGAGTGAAATTGGCTTAATCGGACTTGTATCCTTTCTGGGTATAGTCATCTTCGCTTATAAAAAGGGTTTTTTTCTTTTGAAGAATACTGCCACAGAAGATAAATGGCTAATTATATTTATAATATTGAGTATTTCCTGTTTTTTATTGCACAATCTTTTCGAACACGACCTCTGGATACCCCCATTTCAGATACTATTTTTTCTATTGCTATCAAATCTGTTGATTATTCACAATGCCATTCTTCCCTCAACGTTACCTTCTGGGGGAGAAGGAGGGGATGAGGGGGAGAGTCCTGAACTTGATTCAGGAGAGGTGAGGGGGTTTAAGAAATACCTTGGCACTCGTAATAAATTCGCTATTATATTTGGACCTATAGGGATCCTGTTACTCATATACGGAGTCATATTCCCTCTTCTGGGAGAGGTATATTTTAGAGAATCAAAGAGATATGCAATTATGGGTGAGATCGGAGAGGCGATGAAATATAATAAAAAGGCATTAATCTTTTTATCTAATAATCCAGAATACCACAGAAACCTTTCTATTTTATACGATATCGCATATGACCTCACAGGTAATGAGATATTTATGGAGAAAGCTATATCAGAAGCGACAAACGCAAAAAACTTTTCTAAAAACGAATCACATTATTACTACATCCTCGGCATATTACAGTGGAAGGGAAGACTCTATGAAGATGCAATAAGTAGTCTTAAAGATGCAGTGCGGTTGAGTCCTGCAAGGATAACATACTATTACTTCCTCTCAGATACATTAATTTCCCTCGGCAGAAAGAATGAAGCCTTAGAAATCCTGCTTAAGGCAAAGGTACTACTTGAAAATTCAAACATTATTGATCTCAGAACAATGGAGATATATTTCAGGTTGGCTTCTTTATATGAGAAAAGGGACGATCAGGATGAGGCGAAGAGATATTACAACAGGATTCGGGTTATGAAAATAAATGAGGAAGGACTCAGTCAGTCTGAGAAAGAACGATACAGGACGATAAAAGATATCGCATTAGCAAGGCTCTTGAATTTCTGA
- a CDS encoding dolichyl-phosphate beta-glucosyltransferase, translated as VSIVVPAYNEEGCIRASLNAIMEYLQTQPYKSEIIVVDDGSIDKTPEIVKEVMSKNDLIQLLKNPSNLGKGGALKKGILSSKGEYIFFTDADLAVPILFLGDFLNALQSGVDVVIGSRNVQGAKILMHQTLLRENMGKVFTWLSNVILSTNYSDFTCGFKGFKRSVAMELFGRQRIYNWSFDAEILFLARKLNHRVKEIPVTWEEKGNTKVRLLRDSVSSFIGLLRVLYYKMKGYYP; from the coding sequence AGTCTCCATAGTAGTCCCAGCATATAACGAAGAAGGGTGTATAAGGGCAAGCCTTAACGCCATTATGGAATATCTTCAAACACAACCGTATAAGAGCGAAATAATTGTTGTTGACGATGGTAGCATAGATAAAACACCAGAGATAGTTAAAGAAGTGATGTCAAAAAATGATTTGATACAACTTTTGAAAAACCCTTCCAATCTTGGTAAAGGAGGTGCCTTAAAAAAAGGTATCTTGTCCTCAAAGGGTGAATATATCTTTTTCACAGATGCCGACCTTGCAGTCCCAATTTTATTTTTAGGTGATTTTCTAAATGCACTCCAGTCAGGTGTAGATGTAGTTATAGGCTCGCGTAATGTACAGGGTGCAAAGATACTTATGCATCAGACATTACTCAGAGAAAATATGGGCAAGGTCTTCACATGGTTATCAAATGTTATACTCAGCACTAATTACAGCGATTTTACCTGCGGATTTAAGGGGTTTAAACGCAGTGTGGCGATGGAACTCTTCGGCAGACAGAGGATATATAACTGGAGTTTTGATGCAGAGATACTTTTTCTGGCGAGAAAATTAAACCACAGAGTAAAAGAGATACCAGTAACATGGGAAGAAAAGGGAAATACAAAGGTAAGACTGTTAAGGGATAGTGTGTCGTCATTTATAGGGCTATTGAGGGTGTTATATTATAAGATGAAAGGATATTACCCTTGA